One genomic window of Paenarthrobacter ureafaciens includes the following:
- a CDS encoding SPFH domain-containing protein — MDGLGGTAAAIVLIVLVIFVIIVLVRSVRIIPQARAGVVERLGKYQRTLNPGLTILIPFVDRLLPLLDLREQVVSFPPQPVITEDNLVVSIDTVVYFQVTDPRAATYEIANYIQAVEQLTTTTLRNVVGGLNLEEALTSRDQINGQLRGVLDEATGRWGIRVSRVELKAIDPPHSIQDSMEKQMRAERDRRAAILTAEGTKQSQILTAEGQRQAAILAAEGDAKAAILRADGEAQAIQKVFDAIHKGNPDQKLLAYQYLQTLPKLAEGTSNKLWIIPSEVGEALKGIGGALGGANGDSPVQGLFDGSGASSQPETAEQRRPAE; from the coding sequence ATGGACGGCCTGGGAGGAACAGCGGCAGCAATTGTGCTGATTGTTCTCGTTATTTTTGTCATCATCGTGTTGGTCCGTTCGGTGAGGATCATCCCGCAAGCGCGCGCCGGCGTCGTTGAAAGGCTCGGCAAGTACCAGCGGACGCTCAACCCGGGACTCACCATCCTGATTCCTTTTGTCGACCGGCTCCTGCCGCTGCTCGACCTCCGCGAACAAGTGGTCTCCTTCCCGCCGCAGCCGGTCATCACCGAAGACAACCTCGTGGTCTCCATCGACACCGTGGTCTATTTCCAGGTGACGGACCCTCGGGCTGCCACGTACGAGATCGCCAACTACATCCAGGCCGTGGAACAGCTCACCACCACAACGCTCCGTAACGTGGTGGGTGGGCTGAACCTTGAGGAAGCCCTGACTTCCCGTGACCAGATCAACGGCCAGCTCCGCGGAGTCCTGGACGAAGCCACGGGCCGCTGGGGCATCCGGGTCTCGCGGGTTGAGCTGAAGGCCATCGATCCGCCCCACTCCATCCAGGATTCGATGGAGAAGCAGATGCGGGCCGAACGTGACCGCCGCGCCGCAATCCTCACTGCGGAAGGCACCAAGCAGTCCCAGATCCTGACGGCCGAGGGTCAACGGCAGGCAGCAATCCTTGCGGCCGAAGGTGACGCCAAAGCGGCCATCCTGCGCGCCGACGGTGAAGCCCAAGCCATCCAGAAGGTCTTTGATGCCATTCACAAGGGAAACCCGGACCAGAAACTCCTGGCCTACCAGTACCTGCAGACCCTCCCGAAGCTGGCAGAGGGTACGTCCAACAAACTGTGGATCATTCCCAGCGAAGTGGGCGAGGCCCTCAAAGGCATCGGAGGCGCACTGGGTGGGGCCAACGGAGACTCCCCCGTCCAGGGGCTCTTTGACGGTTCGGGTGCGTCCAGCCAGCCGGAAACCGCTGAGCAGCGACGGCCTGCCGAGTAG